One Desulfurellaceae bacterium DNA segment encodes these proteins:
- a CDS encoding nitronate monooxygenase — protein sequence MSIPAQFDDRLCLPLIAAPMFLVSGPELVIEACQAGVIGAFPTANCRTVEQLDDWFAQITRRLSDFRAAHPERPVAPACANLIVHRSNSRLEDDLGLVRKHRIELVIASVGSPHAIIEPIHDYGGVVYADVASMRHVEKALAAGSDGLILLTAGAGGQTGWANPFAFVRQVREVFDGPLVLAGGVADGTALHAAEALGCNLAYMGTRFIATQESMAPEAYKRLIVGTNMDGITLTKAFSGLETNMIRQSIEAAGLDPDKLPER from the coding sequence GTGTCCATTCCCGCCCAGTTTGACGACCGTTTGTGTCTGCCCCTGATCGCCGCCCCGATGTTCCTGGTCTCCGGCCCGGAGCTGGTCATTGAGGCCTGTCAGGCCGGCGTTATCGGCGCCTTCCCGACCGCCAACTGTCGGACTGTTGAGCAGTTGGACGACTGGTTTGCCCAGATCACCCGGCGGCTGAGCGATTTCCGGGCCGCCCACCCTGAGCGGCCGGTTGCGCCAGCGTGCGCAAATCTGATTGTGCACCGCTCAAACTCGCGTCTGGAAGACGATCTGGGACTGGTCAGAAAGCACCGGATCGAGCTGGTCATCGCCAGTGTCGGCAGCCCGCACGCCATCATCGAGCCCATCCACGACTACGGCGGCGTGGTGTATGCCGACGTGGCCAGCATGCGCCACGTGGAAAAAGCCCTGGCCGCCGGCTCGGACGGCCTGATCCTCCTGACCGCAGGAGCCGGCGGCCAGACCGGCTGGGCCAACCCCTTCGCCTTTGTCCGCCAGGTCCGGGAAGTCTTTGACGGCCCGCTTGTCCTGGCCGGCGGGGTGGCTGACGGCACGGCTCTCCACGCCGCCGAAGCGCTGGGCTGCAACCTGGCCTATATGGGCACACGTTTCATCGCCACCCAGGAGAGCATGGCCCCGGAAGCCTATAAGCGCCTGATTGTCGGAACAAACATGGACGGCATCACGCTGACCAAAGCCTTCAGCGGCCTGGAGACCAATATGATTCGGCAGTCGATTGAGGCCGCCGGGCTTGACCCCGACAAGCTGCCCGAGCGGG
- the nudC gene encoding NAD(+) diphosphatase, whose protein sequence is MAQQMFGMHKSFISEVTPPSGISGPAWWFGFHRNRLLVQVSDAGLAVPYIERFTELGLTATQQYYLGRYEGRPCYAVDVAEDTAPNGMDFKDLRQVYGSLEEDLFVLGGRAVQIVEWDRNHQYCGRCGSKTYTKDNERAKACRECKLMNFPRLSPAVIMAVERGDQLLLARSAHFPTGLYSVLAGFVEPGETIEECVVREVREEVGITVGKVRYVASQPWPFPNSLMLGFSAEYLDGEIKPDPVEIAEAGWFTVDTLPSIPGRISIARRLIDRFVEKQGG, encoded by the coding sequence ATGGCACAGCAGATGTTTGGCATGCACAAATCGTTCATTTCCGAGGTCACTCCTCCGTCGGGCATATCCGGGCCGGCGTGGTGGTTTGGCTTTCACCGCAACCGCCTGCTGGTGCAGGTCTCCGACGCTGGGTTGGCCGTCCCGTATATCGAGCGGTTTACCGAGTTGGGCCTGACCGCCACGCAGCAGTACTATCTCGGCCGTTACGAGGGCCGGCCGTGCTACGCGGTAGACGTGGCGGAAGACACCGCTCCCAATGGTATGGACTTCAAGGACTTGCGCCAGGTGTACGGCTCGCTGGAGGAAGACCTGTTCGTCTTGGGCGGTCGGGCGGTCCAGATTGTGGAGTGGGACCGTAACCACCAGTACTGCGGCCGGTGCGGCAGCAAGACCTACACCAAGGATAATGAGCGGGCCAAGGCTTGTCGTGAGTGCAAGCTGATGAATTTCCCGCGTCTGTCACCCGCAGTCATCATGGCGGTTGAGAGGGGCGACCAGCTGCTGCTGGCCCGCTCGGCGCATTTTCCCACCGGTCTGTACAGCGTTCTGGCCGGTTTTGTGGAGCCGGGCGAGACGATTGAGGAGTGCGTGGTGCGGGAGGTTCGGGAAGAGGTCGGTATCACGGTCGGCAAGGTGCGCTACGTGGCCAGTCAGCCGTGGCCGTTTCCGAACTCGCTGATGCTGGGCTTTAGCGCCGAGTACCTCGACGGAGAGATCAAACCCGACCCGGTCGAGATTGCCGAGGCCGGCTGGTTCACCGTCGATACACTGCCGTCCATCCCGGGCCGGATCAGCATTGCCCGACGGCTGATCGACCGGTTTGTGGAAAAGCAGGGCGGGTAG